CCGGGAACTCAAGGTGGTGGTCAGCCCGGTGCTGGGCCGTCAGCCCGTGGAGACTATTTCTTAGCGCCGGGGGCCTGGAAGCCGGAGGGCGGGCCGCCACCCTCTCCTTCATTGAAGAAGAAACCGACCATGTGGCGTTCGATGATCTCGATGGTGCCGGGGTCAGCGGTGTTCAGCCCGTTCTCGTTGATGATGGTGGTGAGGCGATCGAGCCATTGCTGCCAGCCTTCCCTGGAGACGTTCTCATAGATACGCTCTCCCAGTTCGCCCGGATGGGGCGGGGCGTCCAGGCCATCCGCTTCCCGCTTGAGGACCACGCAGTGCACCGTTCTCGTCATGAAGTGTTTCCCGTTTTTTCTGTGTCCCGCTCGTCGGACCAACAGCCGACGAGGTCGTATGGCGTGGCATATTAACACGGGAGACGGGCCCATATCCCGATGACATGGCGGGACTTTTACCCACCTTCGGTCACGAGGTCGAGCACCCGCCGGGTGTCCAGGGTGCCCACGTGGTGGAGCGCGATCCCGCCGTCACCGTCGATGAGGAAATGGGTGGGTGTACCGGGGACATGGCCGAAGGCGTGGAGTACCCGGCCCTGGACATCCAGGGCCACGTCATAGGGCAGTTCCCGGTCGGCCACCAGGGCCAGCACCTCGCTGGGAGGGTCGTAGGGCATCGCCACCGCCACCATCACCAGCCCCCGGGGAGCGGCCTTTCGATAGAGGGCCTTGAGATGGGGGATCTCCCGCAGGCAGGCCGGGCAGGTGGTGGACCAGAAGCTCACCAGCACCGGCCGCCCGCGCATTTCTTCCAGGGCGAGGCGCCGCCCGTCGATGAGCTGGAACACGACGTCCCGGGGCGCCGTGGCCGGGGGGGAAAGCAGATTCCAGGTGGCGAGGGCCAGCACGAGCGCCAGCATCAGGACGGGGAAGATCCACGGTCGCCGCCGTCGTGGACGCAGGGAATAGGGGCTAGTGGTAGACACGGGACGGCATGCTACGCGGAAACATGGGCCGATCGCACGCGCGCGCAGATGGGCACGGCTGTTAGGTCGGACTCCAGCCGGCCAGCCGGACGCGTCGCACGCGCGCGGCCGATCGCCCGACATCCCGGACTGACCCATGCTTCTGCCGTTAAATCATAGAGTTGACAGCTTATGCGGAAGTGCTTAGTTTACCAGCCCGATGAGTTGACCGATTATGAATTAAGCGCGTAATCGGTGTATCCGAAGCGGCCGCGGCCGCTTTTTTATTTTCTGCCGATATCTCATACCGGCCGTGGCGGGACCCTGAGGCACGGGTGGTTCAGGGTGAGGCCCGGTCGAGGTGTCGCGAGACGGGGGTGGCGAAGCGCATGATCGAAGTGGGGATCGTAGGGGGCACGGGGTATACCGGTGCCGAGTTGCTGAGGTTTCTGGTGCAACACCCGGAGGTGCGGTTGCGCGTCATCACCTCCCGCGGCGAGGCCGGCAAGGCGGTTGCGGAGGTGTTTCCCAACCTGCGGGGTTACACCGATCTGGCGTTCAGCGCCCCGGACGAGGCAGCCCTGGCGGGCTGTGATGTGGTGTTCTTCGCCACCCCCAATGGCACCGCCATGACCATGACCCGAACCTTGCTGGAGGCCGGGACCCGGGTCATCGATCTGGCGGCGGATTTCCGCCTCCGGGACGCCGCCGCGTGGCGTCACTGGTATGGCATGGACCACGGGGCGCCCGAACTGCTTGAGGAGGCCGTGTATGGCCTGCCCGAGGCGAACCGCGCCGCCATCCGGGGGGCCCGGCTGGTGGCCAACCCCGGTTGTTATCCGACGGCGGTCCTTCTGGGGTTCATGCCGTTGATTGAGGCGGGCGTGGTGGATAACGGGAGCCTGGTGGCCGACGCCAAGTCCGGGGCCAGCGGCGCAGGCCGTGCCGCCAGCGTGCCGCTCCTGTTGTGCGAGACGGGTGAGTCCTTCAAGGCCTACGGCGTTCCCGGCCATCGGCATCTGCCGGAGATCCGCCAAGGACTCGCCGCCATGGCGGGCGGCGCGGTGGGCCTGACCTTCGTGCCCCATCTCGTACCCATGATCCGCGGCATCCATGCCACCCTGTACGGGCGGCTCGTCGCGCCTGACACGGACCTCCAGGGGCTCTTCGAGGCCCGCTACCGTGACGAGCCCTTCGTCGACGTGTTGCCGGCCGGGGCCCACCCCGAGACGCGCAGCGTGCGCGGGACCAATATGTGTCGCCTGGCGGTCCATCGGCCCCAGGATGGTGATACCGTGGTGGTGTTGTCCGTCATCGACAATCTGGCCAAGGGGGCGGCCTCCCAGGCCATCCAGAACATGAACATCATGCTCGGTCTGCTCGAGGCCACGGGGCTGCGGGCCCCGGGCCTGCTGCCGTAGGGTACGTCCGTGGCGAGATTCGACCGTCTGGCCATCAAGGACCATCGCCCCTGGCGCACCGCGCTACGGTTCATGATGGTGTTGGTGTTGGTCCTCACGGCGGCGGCGGCCCTCTATTGGCGGGAGCTGGGTGACACTCTCGGCGCCCTGGCCCAATCCACCACGGAACGGCGCGACCTGGCCCGGCACGTGGATGAACTGTCGGCGGACAATGACAGGCTGGCGGCGGAGGTGGCCATCCTGCAACGTCGGATCCAGGTCAAGGGCGAGGCCTACCGGGCGGTGGAGGCCGACCTGGCGGCCCAGGGCAGGCGTATCGCGGAATTGCGCGACGAGGTCCAGTTCTATCGCGGGCTCTTCAAGCGCTCTTTGGAGACGGAGACCCTGGGAGTGCACGGTCTTCGGTTCCGGCCGGCTGGAGGAGACGGCGCCTACGGCTATCGCGTCGTGTTAACGCACATGGGTAAAGGTGATAATGTGGTGCAGGGTGCCGTGGCTTTGCGCATCACGGGGATGCTGGAGGGCGAACGCCACACCATCGATGCCGGGGATCTGGGAGCGGATGGGCACCGTGAATTCAAGCTCAAACACTTCAAGCAGCTGGATGGCAGGATCCTGCTGCCAGCCGGCTTCGAGGCCGAGCAGGTGGAGGTGTCGGTGAGGGCCGGCGACAAGGACAGTATCCACGTCGAACAAAGCTATCAGTGGTCCACGGTGGTGGACAGCGTACAGAGAGAGCAACGGTGATTGGACGTAACAGGAAACACAAGGCCCCCAAGGCCGATACCGATACCCTGGTGGGCAGGAACACCGAGGTCTTCGGGGACATCCGTTTCAGCGGTGCGGTGCGTCTGCACATCGATGGCTCCGTGCGCGGCAGCGTGCTCGCCGATGACCATACCGGGGCCCTGCTGACGGTAAGCAAGACCGGCATCATCGAGGGCGAAGTGCGGGTACCCAACATCATTCTGGATGGGGGTGTCCTCGGCGATGTCCATGCCGCCGAGCATATTGAACTGGCGTCCAATGCCAAGGTCACAGGGAACGTCTATTACAATCTCATCGAGATGGCCATGGGCGCCGAGGTGAACGGCAACCTGGTGCGGTCCCAGGGTGATACGGCGCCACCACCGGTCTTGAGCCACGCCGATGCCGAGCTATCCCCCGAAGAGTGATACTTGATTACGACAGGCGGGAATGTCAACTTACCCAAATGACAACTTTGGCAATGACCACTTGGGAGCCTCGATAGAATGAACGCGACGATCATGGAAACCTCCGATGCCCTCAGTATCTCCGACAGCGCGGCCACCAAGGTCAAGCAGTTGATAGACGACGAAGGCAATACTGCCCTCATGTTGCGCGTCTATGTCCAGGGCGGCGGTTGTTCCGGATTCCAGTATGGTTTCAGCTTCGACGAGACCATCCAGGATGGTGACAGCGTGGTGGAAAAGTGTGGAGTCAAGTTCATCGTGGACCCCATGAGCGCCCAGTATCTGGAGGGCGCCGAACTCGATTACAAGGAAGACCTCCAGGGGGCCCAGTTCGTCGTGCGCAACCCCAACGCCAGCACCACCTGCGGCTGCGGGTCTTCCTTCGCCATCTGACGGACCTCCCGCAGCAGCACCCCGGCCGCGCAGAGCCATCGCCTCATGGGCGGAGGCCGCTGTCCGGGCCGCCGGCATCAACTCCCTGGGGATGATTGTCCGTTCGGTCTCGGCGCGGCGACCCCGCCGGGATAGACGGTCCCCAGCACCACCGCATGGCGAGCCCCGGTGACCCCTGGCACATTGCCCGGCTCCCCCGTCAGGGTGCGGTGGGCGAGCCAGGCGAAGGCCGCCGCCTCGACGTAATCCGGGTCCAGGCCGACCTGCGCCGTGGACGCCACCCGGCAATCCGGCAAGGCCTCTTCGAGGGCCTTCATCAATACCGGGTTGTGTACCCCGCCGCCACACACCAGCACCTGCTCCACCGCCTGCGCCCATCGCTTCAGGGCCCGGGCCACCGACTCCGCCGTGAGGGCCACCAGGGTGGCCTGGATGTCCGCGGCCCCATGGCGGTGTAAAGCCTCACCCAGGCGCGTCTCCAGCCATTCCAGGTTGAAGTATTCACGCCCCGTGCTCTTCGGCGGGAGCCTTTCGAGGTAGGGATCCGCCAGCAGGACCTCCAGGCACTCGGGGATCGCCCTGCCCGTCGCCGCCCAGCGGCCGCCCCGGTCCAGGGGCTCCGCCAGGTGGCGCCGGGTCCAGAGGTCGAGGAGGGTGTTGGCGGGACCGCAATCGAAGCCCATGAGTCCGCCTGGCGCATCCAGCAGGGTGAGGTTGGCGATCCCCCCGAGATTGAGCACGGCGCGGCGCACGGGGCCGCGGCCGAGGAAGAACTGATGAAAGGCGGGGGCCAGGGGTGCGCCCTCGCCACCGGCCGCCATATCGCGGCGGCGGAAGTCCGCCACCGTGGTGATGCCGGTGCGTTCCGCGATGATGTTCGGGTCACCCACCTGCAGAGTGCTGTGGATCCCGGCCTCCGGGTAATGGCGCAGGGTCTGGCCGTGGCTGCCCACGGCGGTGATGGCCCGGGCCGGCACACCGGTGTCGCGCAGAATGGCCTCCGCGGCCGCGGCGAAGGCCTCGCCGAGGGCATGGTCCAGGCCCATCATGCGCCGCAGTTCGTCGGCCCCGCCCGGCTGGCACAGGGCGTGGAGTTCTCGCTGCAAGGCTTCGGGGAGGGGCCATGTCAGGCCGTGGTCGAAACTCACGCCACCATCCCCGGTCATGCTTACCAGGGCGGCATCGATACCGTCCATGCTGGTGCCGGAGATGAGGCCGATGTAGCGGGCCATCAGGTCGGGATGGAGGAAGCGCGGCCCGGGGATGCCACGAGCGGCGGAGGGAACGCCCTACTCGCCGTCGTTGAGGGCCAGTCGAGTCCGGCGCAGGCGCTCCAGGTGGGCGAGAAGGGGCGCGGTTTTCTCCTGGAAGTCGGCCATGTGCCGCCGTTCCAGGGGCAGTGCCTTGGGCAGTTCCACCTTGAGGGGGTCCCGATGCACGCCGGCGACCCGGAACTCATAGTGGACATGGGGCCCGGTGGCGAGCCCGCTGCTGCCCACGTAACCGATGACCTGGCCCTGTCTCACGCGGCTTCCCGCTCCCGTCTTCTTGCCGTATCCCGACATGTGGGCATAGAGCGTGGTGTAGCGTTCGCCGTGCTTGATGACGATGGTCTTGCCATAGCCGCCCTTGGTGCCGCGCAATATCACCTTGCCGTCGCCGGTCGCCAGGATGGGCGTACCCCGCGAGGCCGCATAATCCACCCCCTTGTGGGCCCGGAAACGGTGCAGCACGGGGTGCCAGCGGGCGGTGGTGAAACGCGAACTCACACGGCCGAAACGCACCGGCATGCGCCGGAACGCCTTACGCATGCTGTGGCCGTCGGGCGAATAGTAGTCGGTCTCACCGGAGGGCTTGGTGAACCGCAGGGCACTGACGGTGCGGCCGCGGTTGACGAACTCCAGGGCCAGGATGTCGCCGTCCTTGATTTTCTCACCCTGGTCGTCGAAGTGTTCCTCGTAGAGGACGGTGAAGCGGTCACCCTCCCGCAGATCCTGGGCGAAGTCGATGTCCCAGCCCAGGATCTCGGCCATCTCCATGATGGTGCGGTCCGCCAGACCGGCGGCGATGCCCGCCTCGAACAGGGAACTGCTGATGTTCCCGGAGGCGGCCACACGGCGCGTGGATACCTCCATTTCCTCCACCCGGATGGAGAAACCCCGGGGCTTCCGCTCGGCTACCAGGGTGGTTATGCGGTCCTGTTGCCACACCAGCCGCTGGAGGCTGTTGGCGTCGTCCACCTCCAGGGTGATCGCCTGTCCGGGCTGGATCCGCGACAGGCGCTCCCGGTTGCTGCGATCCCTCACCAGGCCGGCCAGTTCCGCCGGCGGTACGCCGAGGCGGCGGAAGATGAGGGCCAGGGAATCCCCGCGTTTCACCTTGGCGTCCAGGGCCTTAACGGGGGGTTCCTCGTTGGCGGGTGCGTCCATGGCCCGCGCCTGCCCCTGCGGGGTCGTTGCCGCGGGTGAACGGGTCCCCGGCCTCAGGGCAGCGGCGTCGATCGTGGTGTCGTGGGGCGTTTGCTCTCCTCGGAACTCCTCGAAAGAGAAGCCTTCAGGGGTGCGCGTGGCCACCAGTGTCGCGTCGGCGGCCTGTCGCCAAGCCAGCCGCTGCAGGCGGTCGTCTCCGGTTATCTGCAAGGACAGTTCCTGTCCGGGCTTCATTCGGGACAGACGGTCCTTGGCATTCCCTTCCCGTACCAGGGCCACCAACTCGGCGGCCGGTATCTCCAGGCGCCTAAAGATGCGCGCAAGGGAGTCGCCCGGGGCGACGGTGGCGGTGAGTTCGGTGATGTCGGGTGGGGCCGTGACCGCGTCGACCGAGGCCGTGCCCGTTGCCGCGGATGAAGCCTCCCCATCCGGGTATGCCGATGCGACGAGGGGTGCGGGGACGGGGGGCGCATCCACGGCGGCCACGATGGTGTTCGCCGTGTGGCGATCGCCGGCCGGCGCAGCGGCGGTCCCGTCGTACGCCGGTGGGGTGCCGGCGCCACGACTACTCCCGGTGCTGCTCCCGGGATCACCCAGATAACCGAAGGCGCTGAGGCCGAGGGCGATGGTGACGACGCCTGTCACGATAATAATCCGGTGACCCGTCGAGCCCCTCTTTTTTCTCCCCATGACGTTGTAGTCGTTCTTGACGTATTTATGATAATTCATTGATACAGTTTGTGTTTTGTTTCGCGAAAGATAGTCGCTTAAAACGCCCCAGTCAATGCGATGACAGGTTTTTTCTAGGGCTGAATCGACCCCTGTGATAGGCTTTCTTCCCCTGATTTCCTGCGCGTTCCCGACAGCATACATGACATCCACAAACGAGGACTTGGCACTGATCCGGCGGGGTACGGACGAGGTATTGCCGGAGGCACTCCTCGAGACCAAGTTGGCCCGCGGCAAGCCCCTGCGAGTCAAAGCGGGCTTCGATCCCACCGCGCCCGATCTCCACCTGGGACATACGGTGCTGGTCAACAAGCTCCGGCAGTTCCAGGACCTCGGTCATGACGTTCTCTTCCTGATCGGTGATTTTACCGGCATGATCGGCGACCCCACCGGTAAGAATGTCACCCGCCAGCCCCTCACCCGGGACCAGGTCATGGCCAACGCCCGCACCTACGAGGAGCAGATATTCAAGATCCTGGACCCCAAACGCACCACGGTGATGTTCAACTCCACGTGGATGGGCAAGATGTCGGCGGCGGAACTGGTGCAACTGGCCGCCCAGTACAACGTGGCGCGCATGCTGGAGCGGGACGATTTCAACAAGCGTTACCACAGCGGTCAATCCATTGCCGTTCACGAGTTCCTGTACCCCCTGGTGCAGGGCTACGACTCCGTGGTCATGAAGGCCGACGTGGAGTTGGGGGGCACGGATCAGAAGTTCAATCTGCTCATGGGGCGTCACCTCCAGGAGATCTACGGCCAGGAGCCCCAGGTGGCCATCACCCTGCCCATCCTCGAGGGCCTGGACGGGGTGCAGAAGATGTCCAAATCCCTGAACAACTACATCGCCATCGCCGAGGACCCACGGGAGATGTTCGGCAAGGTGATGTCGGTCTCGGATGGGCTCATGTGGCGGTACTATGAGCTGCTGTCCCTGGACTGCTCCCTGGCGGACATCCAGGCCATGCGGGCCCGCGCGGAGGCGGGGGAGGAGAACCCGCGCACCTACAAGGTGCAGCTGGCCATGGAACTCATCAGCCGCTTCCACGATGCCGCCGCGGCCAGGGCCGCCCGCGAGGACTTCGAGCGGCGATTCACCCAGGGCGCGCTGCCGGAGGACATGGCCGAGGTGACCCTGGAGGCCGGCCCCGATGGCCTGGCGGTGGCCAACCTGTTGAAGGATGCTGGCCTGACCTCCAGCACCTCGGACGCCATCCGCATGGTGAAGCAGGGGGCCGTGCGCATCGACGGCGAGCGCCTGGCGGATCCCAAACGACAGGTGGCGGCGGGGACCACGGCGGTGTTCCAGGTGGGCAAGCGCCGCTTCGCCCGGGTCACCGTGAACGCCTGAATCGGCTGCGGCCGCATGAGTCCCGTGCGGCCTTGCCGTCGGGTTGCGAGTCCATGGTCACGAGACCCCGTCCGGCTCCGCGGTCCGGCGCTGCGTGGTACTTTCCATGCAGTGGTCGGCGATGACGTCCAGGAAGGCCCTGCCGTAACTCTCCAGCTTGAACTGGCCGACGCCGCTGATGGCCAGCAATCCCGTCTCGTCGAGGGGTTTGTGGCGCGCCATCTGCATCAGGGTGTTGTCGCCGAAGACGATGTAAGGGGGCACGTTCTGGCGCTCCGCCAGGGTCTTGCGCACTTCCCGCAGGCGCTCGAACAGGGTCTGGTCATAGGGCCCGACATCGCCTTCGGGACGGGGCCGGCGTTGCCGCGATGCCGCCTGGGGGCGGGGCTTGGCCAGCTCGATGCGCAGCTCGCCCCGCAGCAGGGGGCGGGCCGCCGGGGTCAGACGCAGGGCGTTGAAGGCCGCCATGTCCTGGTAGAGATAACCGTGGTGGATCAGTTGCCGCACCATGCCGTTCCATTCCCGCGCATCCCGGTGGCGGCCGATGCCGTAGGTGGACAGGCGGTCGTGACCGAATTTGTGCACCCGCTCGTTGTCGGCCCCCCGCAGCACGTCCACCACGTGGCGGGCACCGAAACGCTGGCCCACGCGGTACACGCAGGACAGCAGTCTGCGGGCATCCTCCGTGGCGTCGACGCGCTCCGGTGGGTCCAGGCAGACGTCGCAGTTGCCGCAGTCCGCGGTGCGGGCCTCGCCGAAGTAGTTGAGCATCACCCGCCGCCGGCAGGTGTCGGCCTCCGCCAGGGCCACCATGGCATCGAGCTTGCGGCTCTCGATGCGCAGCTGGTCCGGGTTACCGTTGTTGCCGATGAGGCGCCGGGCCGTGACCACGTCCTGCAGCCCGTACAGCAGTAGGGCCTCGGCCGGCAGGCCGTCCCGCCCGGCACGGCCCGTTTCCTGGTAGAAACCCTCGATATGCCGCGGCAGGTCGTAGTGCATGACGAAACGCACGTTGGGCTTGTCGATGCCCATGCCGAAGGCCACGGTGGCCACCACCACCTCCAGTTGGTCCCGCAGGAAGGCTTCCTGGACGCCGCGCCGGTGCTCCCGGGTTAGCCCGGCGTGATAGGACTCGGCCCGGATCCCGCGGTGTTGCAGGTGGGCCGTCAGCTCCTCGACGCGTTTGCGGGACAGGGCGTAGATGATGCCGGCCTGGCCGCGGCGTTCCTCGACGAAGGCCGTCATCTGCTCCAGGGGCCGCGCCTTCTCCCGCACGGTGTAACGGATATTGGGGCGATCGAAGCCGCTGACATGGTGGCCGGCCTGCTCCAGTTGCAGGACACGGACGATGTCGTCCCGGGTCTGGCCGTCGGCGGTGGCGGTCAGGGCCACCAGGGGGATCTCCGGAAAATGCTGTCGCAGGCTGCCGAGGGCCTGGTATTCGGGCCGGAAATCGTGGCCCCACTGGGAGACACAGTGGGCCTCGTCGATGGCGAACAGGGCGACGGGCAGGCCGGCCAGCCGATCCAGGAAGCTGCCGTTCAACAGCCGCTCGGGACTCACGTAGAGCAGGTCCAGGTCGCCGCCGTGCAGCGCCGCCAGCACCTCTCGCGCATCCTCGGCCTCGAGGCTGGAGTTGAAGAAGGCGGCAGCCACGCCGTTGGCCGCCAGGGCGTCCACCTGGTCCTTCATGAGGGAGATGAGGGGGGAGACCACGATGGCCACCCCCGGGCGGTGCAGCGCCGGGATCTGGTAGCACAGGGACTTGCCGCCCCCCGTGGGCATGAGGACGAAGGCATCGCGGCCGGCGGCCACGTCGCGGCAGATATCGAGTTGCCCGGGCCTGAAGGTCTCGAAGCCGAAGACATCCCGCAGGATACGGTGGAGGGCGTCGTCTCCGGGAAGGGATGGCTCCGCTGGTTTCATCCGCATGATTGTAACGCCTGGCCACGGTGTTGTCCGAGCGCCTCTGAGATTGCTAAGCCACATGGGAAAAGATAATGTAGATACATAACTATTTGAACTCGAAGCGTTAGCATGAGGCCGATAAACAATAAGATCGGGACAATAAAGTCGGGGGAAATCCGGTTTGACTGACAAATTGGTCATCGAGGGCCTGTACAAGATCTTCGGGCCCGATCCGGGGCAGGCCCTGACCTTGCTGGAGCAGGGGTTGTCCAAGGACGAGATATTCGACCAGACCCGCAACACCGTGGGGGTGCAGGATGCCAGCTTCGCCATTCGGGACGGCGAGGTGTTCGTCGTCATGGGCCTGTCCGGGTCGGGCAAGTCCACCCTGGTGCGGATGCTGAACCGGCTCATCGAGCCCACGGCCGGGCGGGTGCTGGTGGACGGCACGGACATCACCCGCATGAGCAAGCAGGAACTCATCGACATGCGGCGCCACCAGATGAGCATGGTGTTCCAGTCCTTTGCCCTCATGCCCCACAAGACGGTGGCGGAGAACACCGCCTTCGGTCTCGAGGTCGGCGGTATGGCGGCCGGTGATCGGCGCGCACGGGCCCTCAAGGCCCTGGAGACCGTGGGGCTGGCGGCCATGGCGGACAGCCGGCCCGATGAGCTCTCGGGCGGCATGAAACAACGGGTGGGTCTCGCCCGGGCGCTGGCCACCGAGGCCCCCATCCTGCTGATGGACGAGGCCTTCTCGGCCCTCGACCCCCTCATCAGGACGGAGATGCAGGACGAACTGGTGCGCCTGCAGCAGCACGAGGCCCACACCGTGGTGTTCATCTCCCACGACCTCGACGAGGCCATCCGCATCGGTGACCGCATCGCCATCATGGAGGGCGGCGCCATCGTGCAGATCGGCACGCCCGAGGAGATCGTCACCAACCCCGCCAACGAATACGTGCGCTCCTTCTTCTACGGGGTGGACGTCAGCAAGGTGTTCAAGGCCTCGGAGATCGCCGAAAAGCGCGGGCTCATGGTGTTCGAACGCCCCGGGGTCAACGTGCGGGCGGCCCTGGCCCAGCTCAAGGACCGCAACCGCAACGTGGCCGTGGTGGTGGACGGAGACGGCCGCTACCGCGGCATGGTGAGCATCAACAGCCTGTCCAAGGCGGTGGACGGCCCCGGCGATACCCGCTGGGACGATGCCTTCCTTAAGGGCATCGAGGCGGCGCCCGATGATATGGACCTGAGCGAGGTCCTGAGCCTAGTGGCCGCCAGCGAATATCCGGTGCCGGTGGTGGAGAAGGGCGGGCGCTATGTCGGCATCGTCACCAAGACCGTGCTGCTCCAGACCCTCGACAAGGCGGGCTGAACCATGGCGGGCGATTCCTTCATCACGGACTTCGAGATTCCCATCGGTGACTGGGTGGGTGCGGCCGTCGACTGGATCCAGTCCAACTTCACGGGCGTGCTGGACGGCTTCTCGGATGCCATCAAGTTCATCATCGACAACTTCGAGGACGGCCTGCTGGGGATCCCACCCGTGCTGCTGGCCTTGATCATCGTCGCCATTGCCGCCTGGCGGGTGAGCTGGCGTTTCGGCATCTTCGCCTTCATTGCCATGGCCCTGATCTTCGGCATGGGGATCTGGGACGAGACCATCTCCACCCTGGCCCTGGTCATCGGTTCCAGTTTCCTGGCGCTGGTCATCGGCATCCCCATCGGCATCGCCATGGCGCGTAAGGACATGGTGGAGGCGGTGGTGAGGCCGGTGCTCGACTTCATGCAGACCATGCCGCCCTTCGTCTACCTCATTCCGGCCGCCATCTTCTTCGGCCTGGGCAAGGTGCCCGGCGCCATCGCCACCCTGGTGTTCGCGATGCCGCCGGCGGTCCGCCTCACCAACCTCGGCATCCGCCAGGTCAGCGAGGAACACGTGGAGGCGGGCCGCGCCTTCGGCTGCACGGACCGGCAGTTGCTGTTCAAGGTGCAGTTGCCCCTGGCCATGCCCTCCATCATGGCCGGGGTCAACCAGACCATCATGCTGGCCCTGTCCATGGTGGTCATCGCCTCCATGATCGGCGCCGGTGGCCTGGGCAACACCGTGCTCACCGGCATTCAGCGCCTCGACGTGGGGCTCGGTTTCGAGGGCGGGCTTGGTGTGGTGCTGCTCGCCATCCTGCTCGACCGTGTCACCCAGAGCTTCGGCATCAGGAAGGCGACCGGCCCGTCGC
The Gammaproteobacteria bacterium DNA segment above includes these coding regions:
- the proV gene encoding glycine betaine/L-proline ABC transporter ATP-binding protein ProV: MTDKLVIEGLYKIFGPDPGQALTLLEQGLSKDEIFDQTRNTVGVQDASFAIRDGEVFVVMGLSGSGKSTLVRMLNRLIEPTAGRVLVDGTDITRMSKQELIDMRRHQMSMVFQSFALMPHKTVAENTAFGLEVGGMAAGDRRARALKALETVGLAAMADSRPDELSGGMKQRVGLARALATEAPILLMDEAFSALDPLIRTEMQDELVRLQQHEAHTVVFISHDLDEAIRIGDRIAIMEGGAIVQIGTPEEIVTNPANEYVRSFFYGVDVSKVFKASEIAEKRGLMVFERPGVNVRAALAQLKDRNRNVAVVVDGDGRYRGMVSINSLSKAVDGPGDTRWDDAFLKGIEAAPDDMDLSEVLSLVAASEYPVPVVEKGGRYVGIVTKTVLLQTLDKAG
- the recQ gene encoding DNA helicase RecQ is translated as MKPAEPSLPGDDALHRILRDVFGFETFRPGQLDICRDVAAGRDAFVLMPTGGGKSLCYQIPALHRPGVAIVVSPLISLMKDQVDALAANGVAAAFFNSSLEAEDAREVLAALHGGDLDLLYVSPERLLNGSFLDRLAGLPVALFAIDEAHCVSQWGHDFRPEYQALGSLRQHFPEIPLVALTATADGQTRDDIVRVLQLEQAGHHVSGFDRPNIRYTVREKARPLEQMTAFVEERRGQAGIIYALSRKRVEELTAHLQHRGIRAESYHAGLTREHRRGVQEAFLRDQLEVVVATVAFGMGIDKPNVRFVMHYDLPRHIEGFYQETGRAGRDGLPAEALLLYGLQDVVTARRLIGNNGNPDQLRIESRKLDAMVALAEADTCRRRVMLNYFGEARTADCGNCDVCLDPPERVDATEDARRLLSCVYRVGQRFGARHVVDVLRGADNERVHKFGHDRLSTYGIGRHRDAREWNGMVRQLIHHGYLYQDMAAFNALRLTPAARPLLRGELRIELAKPRPQAASRQRRPRPEGDVGPYDQTLFERLREVRKTLAERQNVPPYIVFGDNTLMQMARHKPLDETGLLAISGVGQFKLESYGRAFLDVIADHCMESTTQRRTAEPDGVS
- a CDS encoding proline/glycine betaine ABC transporter permease; this translates as MAGDSFITDFEIPIGDWVGAAVDWIQSNFTGVLDGFSDAIKFIIDNFEDGLLGIPPVLLALIIVAIAAWRVSWRFGIFAFIAMALIFGMGIWDETISTLALVIGSSFLALVIGIPIGIAMARKDMVEAVVRPVLDFMQTMPPFVYLIPAAIFFGLGKVPGAIATLVFAMPPAVRLTNLGIRQVSEEHVEAGRAFGCTDRQLLFKVQLPLAMPSIMAGVNQTIMLALSMVVIASMIGAGGLGNTVLTGIQRLDVGLGFEGGLGVVLLAILLDRVTQSFGIRKATGPSRLRTRFRQLLGKG